Within the Miscanthus floridulus cultivar M001 chromosome 2, ASM1932011v1, whole genome shotgun sequence genome, the region atgacaagtttaactaagatgatcctatccctTTGCCTTCTtacctccaccacaccatcctagaggctcttatcaatcaaaactggtactccatttttatttgaagttgtccctgtgtaccagaccttgaagccggtattgtccacctcctttacCTTCTGCCTGTttcatttagtctcttggacgcataagatatttacacgcctACTAACCGCTGTGTCCACTAACACTCTTAACTTACCTTTAAGGGACCCTATATAGGAAGATAcggaaaaataataataataataataataataataacctaAAGAGATGGAAGAAAGTATCAATACTAACCCCAAATCTCTGTCGGTTCCACGATCAAGATACTTCAATGCCACAGCTCCATCCACAGAGCCAGCAACATAAGCTAAGAAAAAAGAACAGTAACAAAGACTGAACATTAATGACTTTAATACGGTGTCAAACCTGGATCTAAAATCTATGGCTGAATGAAGAGTGCAGATTTTTTACGGTGTCACTTGTTAAACATTGGAAGGTAAGGATTAAAACCCAACAATTTACTCATACAAGATCCCAAAATGATCAACTATGCACTCGTTTTTGCTAAACAACAAAGGTTAAACGACATATTGCAAAAATTTAGTGATTCTTGGTTAAATGACATATTGCAAAAATTTAGTGATTCTTGTGAGTGCTTTCATGAAGACAGACTCAAGACCTTACTTTGAAGAAACACAACAGAGAAATATTAAAAGAAGATAGTGGTGGGTGGGGTAGGGGGCCATATACCATTCCATTCTGGAGAAGCATGAAGGCATCGAATTGGATATTCCAGAGGACAGTCTTTTTCATTTACTGGTGTTGTTAGATTCCTCATGTCATAAAAATAAACATTTCTCGCAACTGCAGCTAATATATACATGCCGCATATAGAAAGTGATGCCACATCTGAATCTAAGATTATAGTGCCACTCGGGCTTACATTTCTTGTTTTTAAATCCCAAAGCATTAGCTTCTTGTCCAGGCTGCCGGTCATAACCTGACCTGAAAAACATATAACACAATACTAATAGTAAACATAAACTTTGACAGTTGTGATATTACATATAAAGATTcaagaatgaaaaaaaaaatcctttctAAATGTGGCACTACAAAATAAAGCTTGTGTTAGTATACTTCTTGTTTCCGCTACACATATTTGCTTAGCTGCTAAGTTAGTCAAACTAGTTTTGGGCTGTAATATGTCGGCTGCCACAGCCCACAGCAACCAACCTTAGCTATTCTGTACTAATATCAATAGAAGGCAATATAAACTTAAAGCTATAGCACCTAAACAATATATCCAGTTCATTTCAGTGAACTCATTTGAGGTGGCTCAGATACAACATTGGTGTTCAAATTGAGTACAATAAAATATTTTGTGCAAACAAAACATCAGGTCAATACAAATACTTCAGAACCAGGTGATGAGAACATGTACATACAGTTCTATAGAGCTATTTGGTGCTGCAGAGAACTACCAGGGAATCAAACACAAAATCATCAAGATATAAGATTGTTTACTATCTTCCTTACCAGTCATCAAAGAGAACTCAATGCAGGCAAGCACATCTTCATGGTGCCCCACTGTATCCTGCGAACCTGAGTGGAAATCGTACCTGACAATGTTGCACGTAACGTAATGGGCATGGTATACGGTTCCAGTTAAACTAAATGTTTCTTAAAAGGATTTTTTTAAAAAGGAAGTTAAACTAAGTTAACATGGAGAATGTGACTGTACTTGATAGAGTAAatcagcagtagcagcaggcacAACAATCTTCTCTAATTCAATGTAGTTGCAGTTGCACATATAGTAGTGCTAGACTGCTAGTGGAGTAAATCAGCAGGTTGCCACATATAAAAGTACTATTATTGTTTATCCTATAAATGTCACACTGAAATAATGCCATGAATGCAAATATGCAAACAAAACAAGGATAAATGGAACTACCATACCTTATTTGCACTGTCATGCATTAGCATTAAATGTCATCTCAAGAAAGCAACCGAAGGTCAAACTGTAGATTTGTGATTAGTTCTTAACAGATTGCAACTGGTAGACCTTTGCTTAATTGTAACCACGTCAATCAAAATACATATATTATTTGCATCAGTAATGCACAGAATTACAATGTGGAACTTGGCTATCAGTACAAAAAGCATACTCGCACTCCTGCTATCATGCAGCCAGAGACAGTAAATGGAAATGCTACAAGGGCATGCGACTTCAAGATACAATCCAGAAACGAATTGCAACCCTTTTTAAATTTACCTTCTCACAGATCCATCGGAGCCGCAAGCAAACGCTGAAGACTCATCCTCGAAGCAGCAGTCGAGGAGTGCCGCCTCCGACTCCGCGTTGACCCGGAGCGTGCCCTCGTCGGCATCGTACAGCCGCAGCCCCTGCGACGAATCGGACGGAAAACCCTATCAGACACCGCTAACGATCTCCCCCCAAATTTCAAATCGACCTGAGCGCGCCCAAATTGGAATCCGAAATGAGCTAACCCCGGGCGATTTACTGAAGATACAACCCCGCAACCTCAAATAAATTTTAGAACTGTTCCCATCTCCCTCAAACTCGACCCAACCAGAAGTGGCAAGGAGAGGATGCCTAAGCCGCAAGGAACCGCGAGGCGGGGAGGGAGCTCTCACCGAATCCCATGAGGAGACGAGCAGGTTGTTGGAGGTGGGCGCGAACCGAACCCGGGATGCGGCGCCTGCGGTTGCGTCGCCCgccaggctccgcctcgccatcGACGGGTCTCGAGCGCGGCGCGACCCCTCGGCAAGCTGGGAGCTGGCAGTGTAGTGCGAACTGCAGAACCGTGGAGTGGAGGGCTCCGAAATTCGAACGGGGAAAACTTTATCTCCCGTTGCATCGTGGGCCGAGTATTGAAGCGGATTACGCCCAGTAGTTCCGGGCCTCCGGTACCAATGATTAGTTGCCGTGTTTTCCTTATCTCCAGATCGCGCCACCGTCCAGAAATTTTGCATGTACCTCAAAACATTATGAATTAATAAGAGTCTACCttcctctcaaaaaaaaaaagttaccgTGTTTTTCAAAATAATTAGCCATGAGATTAATTTTAAGGTACCAGTAGTTCTGAATTATAATCCTTAGCTCAGTTTTAAGGTCTAATATCCggtgggctaaagtttagagctaactttAAACCACTTCAAGTTTAGACGAAACAGGCCCTCGATCGAGATTGGCAAATATTTAAACAATTACAACATTTGCCATATACTGGTCGAAAGGGAACAGAAACACTGGGACGCGACATGGGCAAGAACCACGGATTCTGCAGGGTGGCTAAATAAAACTAAATTAGCATTTCGCATGCTGAATACTAGCCAATTAGGCAGAGCATATATACAGCTACAAAAAGAATACAGACTCCGAGACTCATTCACACCCTTTGTTGCACATGTGATGAGCTATTCTTCAGAGATCAAGGTGGTTTACAGGCATTGCAGTTTTTCTCACAATGAATTTATACCGGACCTCGTAACCTGAGACAGCTTAATACAATGCTGTCGCAGAAATGTCTTTACCAGCTAATTTACGGAACTTATTATAAGAGCGTAAACCATGTTTCGACCCAAAAGCATGAAAGTTGGGGTGAGGCCAATAGGCCGACAGAGAATGTACACTCATGACTGTGATCACCTTATACCAGTCCATGTCCATCCATCGGAGTCTCTATAACAATTCGGAACCACCCAGTACCTAATCAAGTCCAATGCTTGCTGGCAATACCCTCTCTCAAGACGCAGCAGCCATGTTGTTACCTGACGGACATCTCGTTCTGCGACACCGCCTTGTTGTTCTGCCCCATCCAATCATACCCCTATCATCAGCTTCTAAGTCCCCAGTGCCAGCAGGTTTCGGCGGTGGGCTAACCTCGACCTCCTCCTCTTCTACAATTACAGTCACTACAGTTTTCCGAGGTTTCCTACCTCTAGTCCGCCCACCATAACGTCCTCGCCTAGTTAAACTTGACTCCCAGGATCCACCAGAAGCCTGGACTAACCCCTCGAGCAATTGGACGTCCTCTACGATTTCAGGCCGGGAAAGTGACGAAAGGCCAGGCAAGATATCTTTCTGGAAATCTCGCTTCTGCCGTCGTCTCCTTTGCTGGCCCCTTCTGGGCTTGGTGAGGAGGTGAGCAGTTGAAACTGTTTGTTCATCGGTTGTGATTTCAGGTTCCAATGGCCTGCTCCAGTACTCCTCAATCTTGGTCTCTTCCAGCTTCAGTGTCAAGGATTCAAATGAATCAGACTCGTCGTTACTGGAATCATTGGTACAAGCTTGGAGTTCAACTTGCTCAGCAAGGTCATTGATGTTTGATACTGCGAGATCTGCAAACCACTGCAACATATCATCAGATGCCTCTGCAGCTGTTGGCATATTCCTTGCCAACGCCACGATGTTCTCAGCTGCAGCTAGAGCAGATGTATCAGATCTGTCATCAACTTCCTGGTATGCATCGAGTTTAGGCTGTGCGCATTCTTGATCAAAATCCCATGCAGCATCCTCCTCACAAGCCGGCACCTCTAAATCAATAACAAATGCTCGTTTAGGATGGTTGTTCCGTGAAGGTTCCACCTGGCATTCATGTGACACTACTGATTCCTCAGAATTGTCATCGTTTGGTACATCATCATTGAGATCGATGAAATTCCTGATGGGGGCGTCACTTTTCTTGATGACTCCTTCAGCAGCTTGTCCATCTTTAGGCACATGTTTCTGGCATGAAAGAGGTAAACTTGTAGCACCCACTTGGGCTTTATTACAAACAAGAAGAGTTCCAGTGACAATGTCTTCTGAAGGCCCATCCTTCTTAATTCCACAGCCAAGAGATGTCGAAGCAGAATCTGACAAATTTCGAATAGTCACGGCTGGTTCGTTCTGGTCTTTAGTATTTTTCAGCTCCATTGTAGTTCCAAATGAATGGCCAAAAATCTTCCCTGGCTTCTCCAGAGCTGTTGGATCAGCAGACAAAGCTTTATTTTTGAGCCAAGAGATCCCGAATACTGACCCCCCATCTTTACCATGCTGAAAACTGGCAGCACATCTCCCATCTTGTTCTACAAGACCATCTTCCTGACAATCTGACAGTGTCTCATTCAAATTGAAGTTCTTCATACCCTTGCCATGGGACTGTTGATCTGAATCTTCCAACTTCTCGGAGTTCTTTTGCTCCAGGTTACTTGAAATTGCTACCTGATGTCGTGAGTGGGACACAGAAAATGAATCAAGTGGAAAACCAGGATAGCGTTTATCTAAGTTATCCACATTTTTCAGCTTTGGCATTGAAGTTCCAATGCTCTGCGTCACAGCACTAAGACTGGTGTATGAATTCACAGCTGATGATCCAATGAATCTTGGAATTAAAGCAGGATTATTGATAACGCTGCTCCTTGGATCTGCTGTGCAAGAACCCATTGGGGAGACAATTGAAGGATTGTCTAGTTGAGGAATCGAGATGGGGACAGTAAATTTACCCATATTCGAATGATGTGGACGGTCAACTCTAGCAAAATTATTGATaacagaaggttccagaggacttcGTGCAATCCATCCAACTGAACTATTCTGACCTTGGTAAAGAAATTGGTTATAACTGGCAGGCCTCCCATCAGCAGCTTTGAAGTATTTTGGAGGATCAGCATCATTATATCTGGGTGCTAAAAAAGTTATACTGCTGACTTGTTTACCTGAAGggttgaagaaagagaaaacGATTATAAGATAGGACTAAGATAACTGAAAATACAGGTGCAGTGGAAGAATGTGAAAGCTATAAAAAAAGATCAACAGAACTAGTTAATCTCACAGCATAAAATTACGCAAGCACACCATGCATAAAAGGAAAGACACAAGCTGTAGTTCAGCATTACCGTTGTCTTACTTTTTCCTCCCACTTTCATGAGGGGCAAGTTAATTAACGGGTGAGAAAGAAACTAGGGATTACAAATTTCAGTGAACAAAGTACTGAAACACAAAATACACAGAACTATTCTGTGATATGATTTGGTAAACCAGTAGACCACAGAGAAATGAGTATGTGTTCTAGTACAGATTGGAGCCAAATACGGACTAGAGAAGCCTGCAACATAGTATATTCCAGATTTGACAGTACACATCTCACAGGCCACCATTGGCAGTGAAAAGATAAGCTAAGACCCATGAGGACGTTCATGCTGCAATCCAGTAGATTCCAGCAAGGACGAAGAAAAGGATGCCCAGAACCAAATAAAAGAACTGGCATGACTAAGGTAAATAGTAAAAAGATACAGTTTGCATGTTATTGCATTCGTTAACCATGTTACCAACAATGTATGAGTCACAGTACAGGTAAACCAATTTTCCTCCCAAAATACACAGCAAACACATATGTTTTTACGGCAAACTGTCTCATAGCTGACAAATATGGTAAGGTAACTATGATATGAAGTATTAACAGATATACTGGACCATGGAAAGAACTCTGCAGCCTAAACAAACAAAGGTGTTATAAGTGAACCTTATTGTTACCTTTATTGATTGATGATTTGTCCTCGTGTGTTATTTTTGCACTTGTGTCAAAGAAATTTGAGCTTGTACCTTCATCTGTGTGCTTTTCTTTGGAGTATTCTTTACTGAAACTGAAATTGGTTGTGTTTGATTTCAATATTGGTTGGTGCCACGAGTTCTCGAGGGTATGTGGGAGGCCTCTGGAAACTGATCCATTTGCTCTACCCATATAGAAGCCAGTATTTGATTCATTCAGGTCAGTAACTTGCCGGCTTCCAAGATTATTTGTAGTCCGCAAACCTGAGGATGAACTATTATCACTGAACTTGCCCAAGCCTTCTGCACTAACTAATGTAAGCTCAGCATCATTCCGGGGTTTGGTATCTGATGCCAAACCAAGGAAATCTATGGGCTTGTTATCTGAAGTGTCATCGTCATCTATATAATGATCAGCAGGAAGTTGAAGATCAAAAGTGCCTTGCCTGCTTCTTGGACCAGCATCACTTGATAGAAATCCATTTGGAGAGGACTGCACACTGCCTTCTCTAAGGAACTTCATGGAGGACTGGTTTGTATCATTATGCTCTCCAACAGCTTTCCTGTATGTTGTGGACACAGGAGGAACTGGCATCTGCCACATCATCTTTGCACCGTTTGGTGGCACTTGTGACGGAGAATTTGTATGTGATGCAACTGCCAAAGTTGGGTATGAATATACCTCTTTACTTTGATGTTGTTTCATCATATCCTTCTGTATTTTGTAAACTCGGTGCAGTTCATACACCTGGATAGCGAGTGGGTTGTGAGGCTTgacagaaagaaaaaaaaacaaatgataAGAAAATTTAATTATGATATGTTTTGCTATGTTGCTTAGAATTTGTGTAAACTCACCTGTTGTCTAAACACAGCTTCATGTTCAAGCATTTGATGCTTGAGTATTTCTTTGTCAAATTCCGAATAACCATTTGCTGGTTTTGTTGTGAAGCCATTGCATAACTGGCCATTTGATGTCATCTCCTCATAGTATGGAGACCACCTGCCATTTGCTTCCACGTTGAGATCCCCCGTGGCATAATATCCAGGCATATAGCTTTCCCCTTCTACTTTTGCCCCCATTCTTGTTGCAAAACTGTGCAAGAGACCAGTGAATCAAACCCTCAATtgaataataaaaataaaataaaataaaatagatcACAGAAAAGATTCTGCAATATTGTCCTAATTGTGGAAAAAGACAAGCATGCATTATTCATTGGTTGACAGAAGAAACAAAGAAATTGGCAGCTTACAAGTGAACACCAACTCCTGATAAATTTAATGATGATTACTGAGAGTATATGCACGAAAAGACAAACTTTCAATCAGCTGGATATCACAACTTTATTGTGGCAGTTTGCACATTTCAGTTACAAGCATGATGTCTAACTCCAAGTGCAATTCAATTGCCAATTACAAATGGCACTAAAACATGAACTCACTAATGAACAGATACTACTTGTTAAATGTTAATTCTACTGGCATCAGCACAACAACAATGCAGACATATATTATGTAAATTGTAAGAGCCCGGCAGGGAGGGGGGGGGCTCCTaggtggcggcggctagggttgagGGAGGTGAGGGCGACGGGCAGGGAGAGGGGCGGCAGCGCTAGggcagagggagagggagagggtcggtgcaggagggagggagaggggaagGAGAGATAAGTGCTTGTGCGGCTCCCTCTAGGCGTCGGCGCTGCTGCTGCcccttgcggcggcggcggcgctgctgcagCTGGCGTCCGGGCTAGATGGGCCTGTAGGCCCCATTAGGCGTATGACATAAACAGTTGGAAGATGTTCAGCTACCATCTAAAAACAATGCTCTAATGAGCAACGAAATATCAAAATGAGGCTAACAGTGGACAAAAGGAGTCATTAAAGAATTTGGATTTCATTGACTAATTACCAAGTTAACAAGCCTGCATTTATCAAGCCCTGATTCACATTACCCACCCCGGCATATAGCCAAGTGGATTATGTGACCTTCACAGCACAGCACACCAGCAGGATGTTTGAGAGCCACGCAAGACAAGCAAATCACAATGCGTATCTTCAGTTCCTCACTGTGTCGAGCTAAATGGATAGCTCGACCTGCTCAACTGGACGAACAGCCAATAGTAACTTGCCGTGCTGAATGCGTTCACGAGAAATCACCTGCCCATTAAATGATTAAGACACTGCAGTGAGTAAGGTAAGAGATCTAAGAAACAAGAATGCAAGATCGAAACACACTACCCCTTTCCATAATCAAGCAAACATACAGAAGATCAAACGAAACAGGACAGAAGGCCCAAGACAACGAAAAAGAATATATGCATGTACAGCTGTTTGGATGTCAACTCGCGAGACAGGAAGGAACTGAAGGAGGAAAGACAAGTCAACCCCCGACAGTTGAACGCGCTTGATAAATCCTAAGAACCAGTTCCCTCAACCGCCCTATCATCATTACCAAACGTGGAAACCGAAAGGCTGCGAAGGTTAGATGCAATTAATTATCGGCTTCCTGCCGTCAATCGAACCCCAATTTGACACATGAACTGATTGCAGCAGAAACCCAATtcccagaaaagaaaaaaaaatcggaACCTTGGACGGCtcaaagaagaagagaaaaaggcaGAAAAGCTGCGTCTTTTTCACAACAACCGAGCTAGAG harbors:
- the LOC136517461 gene encoding mitotic checkpoint protein BUB3.3-like isoform X3 translates to MQNFWTVARSGDKENTATNHWYRRPGTTGRNPLQYSAHDATGDKVFPVRISEPSTPRFCSSHYTASSQLAEGSRRARDPSMARRSLAGDATAGAASRVRFAPTSNNLLVSSWDSGLRLYDADEGTLRVNAESEAALLDCCFEDESSAFACGSDGSVRRYDFHSGSQDTVGHHEDVLACIEFSLMTGQVMTGSLDKKLMLWDLKTRNVSPSGTIILDSDVASLSICGMYILAAVARNVYFYDMRNLTTPVNEKDCPLEYPIRCLHASPEWNAYVAGSVDGAVALKYLDRGTDRDLGQKVKEVDNTGFKVWYTGTTSNKNGVPVLIDKSL
- the LOC136517461 gene encoding mitotic checkpoint protein BUB3.3-like isoform X1; this encodes MQNFWTVARSGDKENTATNHWYRRPGTTGRNPLQYSAHDATGDKVFPVRISEPSTPRFCSSHYTASSQLAEGSRRARDPSMARRSLAGDATAGAASRVRFAPTSNNLLVSSWDSGLRLYDADEGTLRVNAESEAALLDCCFEDESSAFACGSDGSVRRYDFHSGSQDTVGHHEDVLACIEFSLMTGQVMTGSLDKKLMLWDLKTRNVSPSGTIILDSDVASLSICGMYILAAVARNVYFYDMRNLTTPVNEKDCPLEYPIRCLHASPEWNAYVAGSVDGAVALKYLDRGTDRDLGYAFRCHPKSRNGRSNLVPVNCIAVHPCKKTFVTGDDEGCTIAWDAHSKKKLTELPTYLGSVASMAYNHNGQLLGVASNYFLEVDKEASDHHQIFIETEDFKGKSRVG
- the LOC136517461 gene encoding mitotic checkpoint protein BUB3.3-like isoform X2, coding for MQNFWTVARSGDKENTATNHWYRRPGTTGRNPLQYSAHDATGDKVFPVRISEPSTPRFCSSHYTASSQLAEGSRRARDPSMARRSLAGDATAGAASRVRFAPTSNNLLVSSWDSGLRLYDADEGTLRVNAESEAALLDCCFEDESSAFACGSDGSVRRYDFHSGSQDTVGHHEDVLACIEFSLMTGQVMTGSLDKKLMLWDLKTRNVSPSGTIILDSDVASLSICGMYILAAVARNVYFYDMRNLTTPVNEKDCPLEYPIRCLHASPEWNAYVAGSVDGAVALKYLDRGTDRDLGYAFRCHPKSRNGRSNLVPVNCIAVHPCKKTFVTGDDEGCTIAWDAHSKKKLTEGERPPPDIH
- the LOC136517399 gene encoding uncharacterized protein isoform X3, whose amino-acid sequence is MSFATRMGAKVEGESYMPGYYATGDLNVEANGRWSPYYEEMTSNGQLCNGFTTKPANGYSEFDKEILKHQMLEHEAVFRQQVYELHRVYKIQKDMMKQHQSKEVYSYPTLAVASHTNSPSQVPPNGAKMMWQMPVPPVSTTYRKAVGEHNDTNQSSMKFLREGSVQSSPNGFLSSDAGPRSRQGTFDLQLPADHYIDDDDTSDNKPIDFLGLASDTKPRNDAELTLVSAEGLGKFSDNSSSSGLRTTNNLGSRQVTDLNESNTGFYMGRANGSVSRGLPHTLENSWHQPILKSNTTNFSFSKEYSKEKHTDEGTSSNFFDTSAKITHEDKSSINKGKQVSSITFLAPRYNDADPPKYFKAADGRPASYNQFLYQGQNSSVGWIARSPLEPSVINNFARVDRPHHSNMGKFTVPISIPQLDNPSIVSPMGSCTADPRSSVINNPALIPRFIGSSAVNSYTSLSAVTQSIGTSMPKLKNVDNLDKRYPGFPLDSFSVSHSRHQVAISSNLEQKNSEKLEDSDQQSHGKGMKNFNLNETLSDCQEDGLVEQDGRCAASFQHGKDGGSVFGISWLKNKALSADPTALEKPGKIFGHSFGTTMELKNTKDQNEPAVTIRNLSDSASTSLGCGIKKDGPSEDIVTGTLLVCNKAQVGATSLPLSCQKHVPKDGQAAEGVIKKSDAPIRNFIDLNDDVPNDDNSEESVVSHECQVEPSRNNHPKRAFVIDLEVPACEEDAAWDFDQECAQPKLDAYQEVDDRSDTSALAAAENIVALARNMPTAAEASDDMLQWFADLAVSNINDLAEQVELQACTNDSSNDESDSFESLTLKLEETKIEEYWSRPLEPEITTDEQTVSTAHLLTKPRRGQQRRRRQKRDFQKDILPGLSSLSRPEIVEDVQLLEGLVQASGGSWESSLTRRGRYGGRTRGRKPRKTVVTVIVEEEEVEVSPPPKPAGTGDLEADDRGMIGWGRTTRRCRRTRCPSGNNMAAAS
- the LOC136517399 gene encoding uncharacterized protein isoform X1; protein product: MSFATRMGAKVEGESYMPGYYATGDLNVEANGRWSPYYEEMTSNGQLCNGFTTKPANGYSEFDKEILKHQMLEHEAVFRQQPHNPLAIQVYELHRVYKIQKDMMKQHQSKEVYSYPTLAVASHTNSPSQVPPNGAKMMWQMPVPPVSTTYRKAVGEHNDTNQSSMKFLREGSVQSSPNGFLSSDAGPRSRQGTFDLQLPADHYIDDDDTSDNKPIDFLGLASDTKPRNDAELTLVSAEGLGKFSDNSSSSGLRTTNNLGSRQVTDLNESNTGFYMGRANGSVSRGLPHTLENSWHQPILKSNTTNFSFSKEYSKEKHTDEGTSSNFFDTSAKITHEDKSSINKGKQVSSITFLAPRYNDADPPKYFKAADGRPASYNQFLYQGQNSSVGWIARSPLEPSVINNFARVDRPHHSNMGKFTVPISIPQLDNPSIVSPMGSCTADPRSSVINNPALIPRFIGSSAVNSYTSLSAVTQSIGTSMPKLKNVDNLDKRYPGFPLDSFSVSHSRHQVAISSNLEQKNSEKLEDSDQQSHGKGMKNFNLNETLSDCQEDGLVEQDGRCAASFQHGKDGGSVFGISWLKNKALSADPTALEKPGKIFGHSFGTTMELKNTKDQNEPAVTIRNLSDSASTSLGCGIKKDGPSEDIVTGTLLVCNKAQVGATSLPLSCQKHVPKDGQAAEGVIKKSDAPIRNFIDLNDDVPNDDNSEESVVSHECQVEPSRNNHPKRAFVIDLEVPACEEDAAWDFDQECAQPKLDAYQEVDDRSDTSALAAAENIVALARNMPTAAEASDDMLQWFADLAVSNINDLAEQVELQACTNDSSNDESDSFESLTLKLEETKIEEYWSRPLEPEITTDEQTVSTAHLLTKPRRGQQRRRRQKRDFQKDILPGLSSLSRPEIVEDVQLLEGLVQASGGSWESSLTRRGRYGGRTRGRKPRKTVVTVIVEEEEVEVSPPPKPAGTGDLEADDRGMIGWGRTTRRCRRTRCPSGNNMAAAS
- the LOC136517399 gene encoding uncharacterized protein isoform X2, whose amino-acid sequence is MGAKVEGESYMPGYYATGDLNVEANGRWSPYYEEMTSNGQLCNGFTTKPANGYSEFDKEILKHQMLEHEAVFRQQPHNPLAIQVYELHRVYKIQKDMMKQHQSKEVYSYPTLAVASHTNSPSQVPPNGAKMMWQMPVPPVSTTYRKAVGEHNDTNQSSMKFLREGSVQSSPNGFLSSDAGPRSRQGTFDLQLPADHYIDDDDTSDNKPIDFLGLASDTKPRNDAELTLVSAEGLGKFSDNSSSSGLRTTNNLGSRQVTDLNESNTGFYMGRANGSVSRGLPHTLENSWHQPILKSNTTNFSFSKEYSKEKHTDEGTSSNFFDTSAKITHEDKSSINKGKQVSSITFLAPRYNDADPPKYFKAADGRPASYNQFLYQGQNSSVGWIARSPLEPSVINNFARVDRPHHSNMGKFTVPISIPQLDNPSIVSPMGSCTADPRSSVINNPALIPRFIGSSAVNSYTSLSAVTQSIGTSMPKLKNVDNLDKRYPGFPLDSFSVSHSRHQVAISSNLEQKNSEKLEDSDQQSHGKGMKNFNLNETLSDCQEDGLVEQDGRCAASFQHGKDGGSVFGISWLKNKALSADPTALEKPGKIFGHSFGTTMELKNTKDQNEPAVTIRNLSDSASTSLGCGIKKDGPSEDIVTGTLLVCNKAQVGATSLPLSCQKHVPKDGQAAEGVIKKSDAPIRNFIDLNDDVPNDDNSEESVVSHECQVEPSRNNHPKRAFVIDLEVPACEEDAAWDFDQECAQPKLDAYQEVDDRSDTSALAAAENIVALARNMPTAAEASDDMLQWFADLAVSNINDLAEQVELQACTNDSSNDESDSFESLTLKLEETKIEEYWSRPLEPEITTDEQTVSTAHLLTKPRRGQQRRRRQKRDFQKDILPGLSSLSRPEIVEDVQLLEGLVQASGGSWESSLTRRGRYGGRTRGRKPRKTVVTVIVEEEEVEVSPPPKPAGTGDLEADDRGMIGWGRTTRRCRRTRCPSGNNMAAAS